One part of the Eucalyptus grandis isolate ANBG69807.140 chromosome 10, ASM1654582v1, whole genome shotgun sequence genome encodes these proteins:
- the LOC104421846 gene encoding putative pectate lyase 21, producing the protein MTTLPYSDVDFSLRAMAGRAEGFGRLAVGGLHGPLYHVTSLSDDGPGSLREGCRRKEPLWIVFEVSGTICLSSYLSVSSHKTIDGRGQRIKLTGKGLRLKDCENIIVCNLEFEGGRGHDVDGIQIKPNSRNIWIDRCSLRNYDDGLIDITRQSTDITVSRCHFSNHDKTMLIGADPSHTMDRCIRVTIHHCFFDGTRQRHPRVRFGKVHLYNNYTRNWGIYAVCASVESQIFSQCNIYEAGQKKKTFEYYTEKAPDREQAVSGLIRSEGDSFLNGAQAWSQAGFGECGVFHPSEFYPSWTIEMPSDSLKYVLQICTGWQSIPRPVDHMVVG; encoded by the exons ATGACGACCTTGCCCTACTCCGACGTCGACTTCAGCTTGAGAGCGATGGCCGGCCGGGCCGAGGGGTTCGGCCGGTTGGCCGTCGGCGGCCTCCACGGCCCTCTCTATCACGTCACTTCTCTCTCAG aCGATGGTCCTGGATCGCTAAGAGAAGGATGCCGGAGAAAAGAACCGCTGTGGATAGTGTTTGAGGTTTCGGGTACCATATGTCTTTCATCTTATTTGAGTGTGTCATCTCACAAGACAATTGATGGCCGAGGCCAAAGGATAAAGCTCACTGGCAAGGGCTTGAGACTGAAGGATTGTGAAAATATTATAGTATGCAACCTGGAGTTTGAAGGTGGTAGAGGTCATGATGTTGATGGTATCCAAATTAAACCTAATTCAAGGAACATATGGATAGACCGCTGCAGCCTTCGTAATTATGATGATGGATTGATAGATATCACCCGCCAAAGCACCGACATTACAGTTTCTAG ATGTCACTTTTCAAATCATGATAAGACTATGCTTATTGGAGCTGATCCATCTCATACAATGGATAGATGCATCCGTGTAACCATCCACCATTGCTTCTTTGATGGCACACGGCAAAGGCATCCTCGGGTAAGGTTTGGAAAAGTTCATCTGTACAACAATTATACCAGAAACTGGGGCATATACGCTGTTTGTGCGAGTGTAGAATCCCAG ATTTTCTCGCAATGCAACATATATGAAGCAGGacagaagaaaaaaacttttgagTATTACACTGAGAAG GCGCCAGATAGGGAGCAGGCAGTATCTGGCTTGATTAGATCTGAAGGAGACTCATTCTTGAATGGTGCACAAGCATGGTCGCAAGCTGGGTTTGGAGAATGTGGTGTTTTCCATCCAAGTGAATTTTACCCGAGCTGGACCATAGAAATGCCTTCTGATTCTTTGAAATATGTTCTCCAGATATGCACAGGATGGCAGTCCATTCCAAGGCCAGTCGATCATATGGTAGTCGGCTAg
- the LOC104421847 gene encoding LOW QUALITY PROTEIN: exocyst complex component EXO70H1-like (The sequence of the model RefSeq protein was modified relative to this genomic sequence to represent the inferred CDS: inserted 2 bases in 2 codons; deleted 1 base in 1 codon): MPRKGISNLFLSSKPLSPSYSFPSPHVQLTPKHTFSESMMEENIENAESIITKWDLNNSDNTVPSLFQDNRRESMQFLTSVKDLRQAMDSLLSTNSNSDKLVLAQNLMQIAMKRLEKEFHHILSTDQNQLDPESILGRSFGGSSTFDCEMEEEYSGELITEAGPISELAMVDLKSIADCMISSGYGSECVKIYKLVRKSFTDENLYQLGIERFRSARIQKLSWTALDHMIKNWLTAVKVAVKNIFRGEKILCDHVFSASNIIRESCFSDITKDGAINLFRFPEIASRNKPSTGKIYRFMELYEATYQLWPDIESIFSYESTSGVNLQALSSLVSLGKTIHNIIAEFESTIQNNSSRMTVPGGGVRXLTQSVMAFISSLVDYSEILSEVLSDHPLPNNFTMPESNFESPGQEDGPTTAVPVHLVRLILVLLCKLDTKAELYKDVSLSYLFLANNLNYVVEKVKXTNLNYQLGHEWLSRHARKVEQYASSYEALAWNKVFSSLPESNSAGTSVEAGKGIFRKFNAAFEEAWQKQTSLVIPDRRLRDKVKVSIVKKLTPAYREFYDTYLGMLSGETDLGVLVRFGPHDLENYLSDLFHGAVVSGSSSSSSSSHSQGCLPR; encoded by the exons ATGCCAAGAAAAGGCATATCAAACCTCTTCTTATCGTCCAAGCCACTTTCTCCTTCCTACTCTTTTCCAAGCCCTCACGTTCAACTCACGCCCAAACACACATTCTCAGAGTCCATGATGGAAGAGAACATAGAAAATGCCGAGTCCATCATCACTAAATGGGACTTGAACAACTCCGACAACACGGTCCCCTCTCTCTTCCAGGACAACAGAAGAGAATCGATGCAGTTTCTCACCTCCGTCAAGGACCTGCGCCAAGCCATGGATTCCTTACTCTCTACAAACTCCAATTCTGATAAGCTTGTGCTTGCCCAAAACCTGATGCAAATCGCCATGAAAAGGCTTGAAAAAGAATTCCACCATATACTGTCAACTGACCAGAACCAACTGGATCCCGAGTCAATTTTGGGCCGATCCTTCGGTGGATCGAGCACATTTGATTGCGAAATGGAGGAGGAATATTCTGGGGAGCTGATCACTGAAGCAGGGCCCATCTCGGAACTTGCCATGGTGGACCTTAAGTCCATAGCAGATTGCATGATCAGTTCTGGCTATGGAAGCGAGTGCGTCAAAATTTACAAACTCGTCAGAAAGTCCTTCACCGATGAAAATCTATATCAACTTGGGATTGAACGATTCAGATCTGCCCGA ATTCAAAAACTAAGCTGGACTGCACTTGATCACATGATCAAGAACTGGCTAACTGCAGTAAAGGTTGcagtgaaaaatatcttcagagGGGAAAAAATCCTCTGTGATCATGTTTTCTCAGCATCCAACATAATCAGAGAATCTTGCTTCTCTGACATCACCAAGGATGGAGCAATCAACTTATTCAGATTCCCTGAAATAGCATCCAGAAATAAACCATCGACAGGAAAGATCTACCGTTTCATGGAACTCTATGAAGCGACATATCAACTCTGGCCAGACATTGAATCAATATTCAGCTACGAGTCCACCTCAGGAGTCAATTTACAAGCACTCTCCTCACTAGTTAGCCTTGGCAAGACAATCCACAACATTATTGCGGAATTTGAGTCCACCATTCAAAACAACTCTTCCAGGATGACGGTTCCTGGCGGTGGGGTCC CCCTGACCCAATCTGTCATGGCTTTCATTTCCTCCCTTGTTGATTACAGCGAAATCCTATCTGAGGTTCTTTCTGACCACCCGCTGCCTAATAACTTTACCATGCCAGAGTCAAATTTTGAGAGTCCAGGCCAAGAAGATGGCCCCACCACAGCTGTGCCAGTCCACCTGGTACGGCTCATATTAGTTCTTCTATGCAAACTAGATACCAAAGCCGAGCTGTACAAGGATGTCTCTTTGTCCTATCTCTTCCTAGCAAACAATCTTAACTATGTTGTCGAAAAGGTAA TTACCAACCTTAACTACCAGCTTGGCCATGAGTGGCTCTCAAGGCATGCTAGGAAAGTCGAGCAATATGCATCAAGCTATGAAGCACTTGCTTGGAATAAGGTATTCTCATCGCTGCCTGAGAGCAACTCTGCGGGAACATCTGTAGAAGCGGGGAAGGGTATTTTCAGGAAATTCAATGCAGCCTTTGAAGAAGCATGGCAGAAGCAGACTTCATTGGTCATACCAGACAGGAGATTGAGGGACAAAGTAAAGGTATCAATTGTGAAGAAACTTACGCCTGCATATAGAGAATTTTACGACACTTATTTAGGTATGCTGAGTGGGGAAACAGACTTGGGAGTCCTGGTGAGATTTGGTCCCCATGATCTGGAAAATTATTTATCGGATCTGTTCCATGGTGCTGTGGTATCTGGGAGTTCTTCCTCGTCCTCTTCTTCACATTCGCAGGGTTGCTTGccaagatga
- the LOC104421849 gene encoding 60S ribosomal protein L35 — translation MARIKVHELRQKTKVDLLTQLKELKAELALLRVAKVTGGAPNKLSKIKVVRLSIAQVLTVISQKQKSALREVYKKKKYLPLDLRPKKTRAIRRRLTKYQVSLKTEREKKKEMYFPLRKYAIKA, via the exons ATGG CGAGGATCAAGGTGCACGAGCTGAGGCAGAAAACGAAGGTCGACCTTCTGACCCAGCTGAAGGAActcaaggccgagctcgccctcCTCCGCGTCGCCAAGGTCACCGGTGGTGCCCCGAACAAGCTCTCCAAGAT AAAGGTGGTGAGGCTGTCGATTGCACAAGTCTTGACTGTGATTTCCCAGAAACAAAAGTCTGCTTTGAGGGAGGTttacaagaagaagaagtactTGCCCCTTGATCTCCGTCCCAAGAAGACCAGAGCTATTCGGAGAAGGCTTACAAAATACCAG GTATCTTTGAAGACAGAgcgtgagaaaaagaaagagatgtaCTTTCCCCTGAGGAAGTATGCCATTAAGGCGTAG